In a single window of the Terriglobus roseus genome:
- a CDS encoding beta strand repeat-containing protein → MEIPRSLSAADAALNMRVNHPSLTFVPSAVRSRTLWTTRQTRQVLSVLLLLLLSSFMGFLAGCGGGGYAGTGITSLSKSTATIDAGQSFSIAAANPGNLPLTWTLTGPACSGATCGTLSASDSASSTVYTAPATVTTQMTVTLSATVSGTQSTKVVVITVNPALAITGTTPSGVVGAAYSATLGTTGGTPTVTMSLVGGTLPAGLTFDPSTGKITGTPTAAGTSNFTIQAVDHSDVVATVTSLRQITIGTAGATLSVTGTPPAGVVGTAYSYALLASGGTSPYTWGITSGALPAGLTLSSTGVISGTPTTAGTSSFVATATDAAGNKAGSSFGIVITAAVPTGTLTITTGTLPNGTINVPYSSVIGVSGGTGPYTCTIVSGTLPAGLSLGAGCAVTGTPTVTGTSALGVHVTDSSNPALSTTGNVSITIGASTLGITSGTLPAGTVGTVYTATIPVTGGTSPYTCTLTSGTLPAGLTLGAGCTVTGTPTTAGTSTATITIKDASNPQQTITPSISITIAPSAMSVTSGTLPSGTVGTVYTATIPVTGGTGPYTCTLASGTLPAGLTLGAGCTVTGTPTTAGTSTPTITIHDSENPPQTITPAISVTINPSTLVISNGTLPNGTVGTVYSAPIPVTGGTSPYTCTLTSGTLPAGLTLGAGCTVTGTPTTSGVSTPTITIKDSSSTQQTITPTISITIAPATLSLTSGTLPNGTVGTVYSASLPITGGTAPYTCTVTSGTLPAGLTLGTGCTVTGTPTTAGTSTPTITIHDSENPAQTITPTVSITIAPATMTLTTGTLPNGMVGTVYSAPLPITGGTAPYTCTLTGGALPAGLTLGAGCTVTGTPTTAGTSTPTITIHDSANPAQTITPTISITIDPSNFRVTNGTLPDGTVGIVYSQLIPIVGGTSPYTCALASGAMPPGLTVNANCTVTGTPSAAGTFSPTLTIHDSSNPQQTITSALSITINPSALAVSNGTLPAGTVGTLYNATIPVTGGTAPYACTLTGGTLPAGLTLGANCAVTGTPTTAGTSTPTITIHDSSTTQQTITPTISITINPAALTVGTGSLPGGTVGVVYTQPIPVTGGTGPYTCTLTSGTLPTGLTLGAGCTVTGTPTTPGTSTPVITIHDSGNPTQTITPTISITISPAPLVLGTGALPNGTVGTVYTATLPVSGGTSPYTCTLGGGTLPAGLALGAGCTVTGTPTTAGTSTPTINVSDSSNPALTTSGPASITIVAAPPTLVISSPPPATVNVPYTGTIPVTGGTGPYTCQVVSGTVPGLTVNANCSITGTPTTTGSTPISVTVTDSSQPPATKTGTTTITVNAATTTLTLTSPATATVTVPYTGTIGVTGGTGPYTCAAPAGTMPAGLTLNANCSVTGTPTVVAVTPVNVTATDSASPANVTTAPVTITVQAIPALTLTGSLPNATVGVAYTQTLQAAGGVGPYTYAVTAGALPAGLTLATNGTVSGTPTAPGASSFTVTATDSEGTPQTASLPLVLLVVYPTTPDDAKLKGPYAYLFTGNDDVLLGILAYRTATAASFTADGTGVISAGEMDSNHQTSTATGNTIATNEFVGTYTIGTDLRGSLTLSTLNADGTVQSNTTYAIALRAPVSPVTISSTASMTLADTNLLASSKGSGTIMLQDATKFAAGLTGSYVFGLQGDAPCFPTCTLGLVAGPAASVGQFTATAGTISGTGDANLAATNYPQSTLAGSFGAADANGRLQLSMTTSGLAGVAFPTDYAVYVVDSSHLFVVSTDKHSSFVLQAGTAQLQTQATYNNASMNAPFVGYENSPVNPGLVGATLQSVASLSSATIFRGTGNGNGTCTTTNVDTGGTTGLVNSIVGAVGGGAPLIGGLLGTYQSLGNSNCAVTSNGRVVLNYPAPSSLLTSILGLLGVQAVAPAPRIVYLVSPNTGYFLESSYAGVGNIEAQVGAPFTTATLNGKFLYNQVPASTIATISSSGELTADGAGHTISTLDENIGVGSLNVLSLGVTGADTYTLTDGVAGRYTLGNYGTVYAISPGRFVLLQTDAVGTSPYIALLY, encoded by the coding sequence ATGGAAATACCTCGGTCTTTATCCGCCGCTGACGCTGCGCTGAACATGCGAGTGAATCATCCCTCGCTGACGTTTGTTCCCTCCGCAGTGCGCAGCCGCACGCTCTGGACGACCAGGCAGACAAGACAGGTCCTGTCTGTCCTGTTGCTGCTTCTGCTCTCCAGCTTCATGGGATTCCTAGCGGGTTGCGGCGGCGGAGGCTACGCAGGCACGGGCATCACCAGCCTGTCGAAGAGCACGGCAACGATCGACGCAGGCCAGTCCTTCAGCATTGCTGCGGCAAACCCGGGGAATCTGCCGCTGACATGGACGTTGACAGGGCCAGCCTGCAGCGGCGCTACATGCGGTACGTTGTCGGCGAGCGACAGCGCATCCAGCACGGTCTACACGGCACCCGCGACGGTCACGACGCAGATGACGGTGACACTGAGCGCGACCGTATCCGGAACGCAGAGCACAAAGGTTGTTGTCATCACGGTCAACCCGGCGCTGGCGATCACGGGCACGACGCCGTCCGGCGTTGTTGGCGCCGCTTATAGCGCGACACTTGGCACCACGGGTGGCACGCCCACAGTCACGATGAGCCTGGTTGGCGGCACGCTGCCGGCCGGCCTCACATTCGATCCCTCGACGGGAAAGATCACGGGCACGCCGACTGCTGCGGGCACCTCCAACTTCACCATCCAGGCTGTGGATCACAGCGACGTCGTAGCGACCGTAACGTCGTTGCGGCAGATCACCATTGGCACCGCCGGCGCAACGCTGAGCGTCACCGGCACTCCTCCTGCGGGCGTCGTCGGCACCGCGTATAGCTACGCGCTGCTGGCCAGCGGCGGCACATCGCCTTATACGTGGGGGATTACGTCGGGCGCGCTCCCGGCAGGGCTGACTTTGTCCTCCACGGGCGTGATCTCCGGAACGCCCACGACTGCAGGCACCTCCAGCTTCGTGGCAACGGCTACCGACGCTGCTGGCAATAAGGCTGGTTCCTCCTTCGGCATCGTGATCACTGCAGCGGTACCCACAGGCACCCTCACCATCACCACAGGAACGCTGCCAAACGGCACCATCAATGTGCCCTACAGCTCCGTCATTGGAGTCAGTGGCGGCACCGGTCCTTACACCTGCACCATCGTCAGCGGAACGTTGCCAGCGGGGCTCTCGCTCGGCGCAGGCTGTGCGGTGACGGGTACGCCAACGGTCACGGGAACCAGCGCACTCGGCGTCCATGTGACGGACTCCTCCAACCCGGCGCTGAGCACCACGGGGAATGTCAGCATCACCATCGGCGCCAGCACCCTGGGCATCACCAGTGGAACGCTGCCGGCCGGCACGGTTGGCACGGTCTACACGGCGACCATCCCGGTCACGGGGGGAACGTCCCCCTACACCTGCACGCTCACCAGCGGCACGTTGCCTGCAGGCCTGACGCTCGGAGCTGGTTGCACCGTCACCGGCACACCGACAACGGCTGGCACCAGCACGGCGACCATCACCATCAAGGACGCCTCCAACCCGCAGCAGACGATCACTCCATCGATCAGCATTACGATCGCTCCCTCTGCGATGAGCGTCACCAGCGGCACGCTGCCGAGCGGCACCGTCGGCACGGTCTACACCGCGACCATTCCGGTCACGGGTGGGACCGGACCTTACACCTGCACACTGGCAAGCGGCACACTACCCGCGGGTCTGACGCTTGGAGCTGGTTGCACCGTGACGGGAACGCCGACGACTGCCGGCACCAGCACGCCGACCATCACCATCCACGACTCTGAGAATCCACCTCAGACGATCACACCGGCGATCAGCGTCACCATCAACCCCAGTACCCTGGTCATCAGCAACGGCACGCTGCCGAATGGCACGGTTGGCACGGTCTACAGCGCACCCATTCCCGTCACGGGTGGCACGTCGCCTTATACCTGCACACTGACCAGCGGCACCCTGCCCGCGGGCCTAACGCTGGGAGCAGGTTGCACCGTCACTGGCACCCCAACGACGTCGGGCGTCAGCACACCGACCATCACCATCAAGGACTCGTCCAGCACGCAGCAGACGATCACGCCGACCATCAGCATCACGATCGCTCCTGCGACCTTGAGCCTGACCAGCGGCACACTGCCGAACGGCACGGTTGGCACGGTCTATAGCGCTTCGCTTCCGATCACGGGTGGCACGGCGCCGTATACCTGCACGGTGACCAGTGGCACCTTGCCCGCAGGCCTGACACTTGGCACTGGTTGCACCGTCACTGGTACGCCAACGACGGCCGGCACCAGCACGCCAACGATCACCATTCACGACTCTGAGAATCCAGCTCAGACGATCACGCCGACCGTCAGCATCACAATCGCTCCCGCGACCATGACACTGACCACCGGCACGCTGCCGAACGGGATGGTTGGCACGGTCTACAGCGCTCCGCTCCCGATCACGGGTGGCACAGCGCCTTACACTTGCACACTGACCGGCGGCGCACTGCCGGCAGGTCTGACACTGGGAGCTGGTTGCACCGTCACCGGCACCCCGACGACGGCCGGCACCAGCACACCCACGATCACCATTCACGACTCGGCGAATCCAGCTCAGACGATCACGCCGACCATCAGCATCACGATCGACCCCAGCAACTTCCGGGTGACGAACGGTACGCTGCCGGACGGCACGGTAGGCATCGTCTACAGCCAGTTGATTCCGATCGTTGGTGGCACCTCGCCTTACACCTGCGCTCTCGCTTCGGGGGCCATGCCTCCTGGCCTGACGGTGAACGCGAACTGCACCGTGACCGGAACACCGAGTGCGGCGGGAACCTTCTCGCCGACACTGACAATCCACGACTCCTCGAACCCGCAGCAGACCATCACGTCGGCTCTCAGCATCACCATCAATCCGAGCGCTCTCGCAGTCAGCAACGGAACGCTGCCTGCTGGTACGGTTGGCACGCTCTACAACGCAACTATCCCGGTAACGGGTGGAACCGCACCCTATGCCTGCACACTGACCGGCGGCACACTGCCCGCGGGCCTGACGCTTGGTGCAAACTGCGCTGTGACCGGCACTCCGACTACGGCCGGTACCAGCACGCCGACCATCACCATTCACGACTCCTCGACCACGCAGCAGACCATCACGCCGACGATCAGCATCACGATCAATCCTGCGGCGCTGACGGTTGGCACCGGATCGTTACCGGGTGGCACGGTAGGTGTCGTCTACACGCAGCCGATCCCCGTCACGGGCGGCACCGGTCCCTACACCTGCACGCTGACCTCGGGCACACTGCCCACCGGTCTGACACTCGGCGCAGGCTGCACGGTCACCGGTACTCCCACGACGCCTGGCACCAGCACGCCGGTCATCACCATCCACGACTCGGGTAACCCGACGCAGACCATCACCCCGACGATCAGCATCACCATCAGCCCCGCACCCCTGGTGCTTGGTACTGGCGCTCTGCCGAACGGAACGGTTGGCACGGTGTACACGGCAACGCTGCCGGTCAGTGGCGGCACCTCGCCTTACACCTGCACGCTGGGCGGTGGCACACTGCCAGCTGGTCTGGCGCTGGGAGCAGGTTGCACCGTGACCGGAACACCGACCACGGCTGGCACCAGCACCCCCACCATTAACGTGTCAGACAGCAGCAATCCGGCTCTCACAACGTCTGGCCCGGCGAGCATCACGATCGTTGCCGCGCCTCCCACACTCGTGATCAGCTCACCGCCTCCTGCAACCGTGAACGTGCCCTACACCGGCACCATCCCGGTCACGGGTGGAACCGGACCGTATACCTGCCAGGTCGTCAGTGGCACGGTACCCGGCCTGACGGTGAATGCAAACTGCTCCATCACCGGCACACCCACCACGACTGGCTCCACACCCATCTCGGTCACCGTGACCGATTCGAGCCAGCCGCCTGCAACGAAGACTGGCACCACCACCATCACGGTCAACGCGGCCACGACCACACTCACGCTGACGTCTCCTGCCACGGCGACGGTCACCGTTCCGTACACCGGCACCATTGGTGTCACGGGCGGCACCGGTCCCTACACCTGCGCAGCCCCGGCAGGAACCATGCCGGCCGGTCTGACACTCAATGCAAACTGCTCCGTTACCGGAACGCCTACGGTCGTGGCTGTCACGCCGGTCAACGTAACCGCAACGGATTCGGCTAGCCCCGCAAACGTCACCACCGCACCGGTCACCATCACCGTGCAGGCAATCCCTGCGCTGACGCTGACTGGATCCCTGCCCAACGCAACGGTCGGTGTGGCTTACACGCAGACACTGCAGGCAGCGGGCGGCGTTGGTCCTTACACCTACGCGGTCACCGCAGGCGCTCTGCCTGCCGGTCTGACACTCGCTACGAACGGCACGGTCAGCGGAACACCGACTGCACCTGGCGCCAGCAGCTTTACTGTCACCGCAACCGACTCGGAGGGCACGCCGCAGACGGCGAGCCTGCCGCTGGTGTTGCTGGTGGTCTACCCAACCACACCGGACGACGCCAAGCTGAAGGGACCGTACGCGTATCTCTTCACAGGCAATGACGACGTCCTGCTCGGCATCCTCGCCTACCGTACGGCCACGGCAGCAAGCTTCACCGCGGACGGAACGGGCGTCATCAGCGCCGGTGAGATGGACAGCAATCACCAGACGTCCACAGCTACCGGCAATACCATCGCGACCAACGAGTTCGTCGGCACCTACACCATCGGTACAGACCTTCGCGGATCGCTCACCCTCAGCACGCTCAACGCAGACGGTACTGTGCAGTCCAACACCACCTATGCCATTGCACTCCGCGCGCCGGTTTCGCCGGTGACGATCTCCTCAACCGCCAGCATGACGTTGGCTGACACCAACCTGCTTGCTTCAAGCAAGGGCTCCGGAACCATCATGCTGCAGGACGCGACGAAGTTTGCCGCGGGCCTGACCGGTAGCTATGTCTTCGGTCTCCAGGGTGATGCACCCTGCTTCCCGACCTGCACTTTGGGCCTGGTTGCGGGACCTGCTGCTTCGGTCGGACAGTTCACGGCGACCGCTGGCACCATCTCGGGAACGGGCGACGCCAACCTGGCTGCAACCAACTACCCACAGTCCACACTTGCAGGCAGCTTCGGTGCGGCCGATGCAAATGGACGCTTACAACTCAGCATGACCACCTCCGGCCTGGCGGGTGTGGCCTTCCCAACCGACTACGCGGTCTATGTGGTCGATTCCAGCCACCTGTTCGTTGTGTCGACGGACAAGCACTCCTCCTTCGTCCTGCAGGCTGGTACGGCGCAGCTGCAGACGCAGGCTACCTATAACAATGCGTCGATGAATGCACCCTTCGTCGGCTATGAAAACTCCCCGGTCAACCCTGGACTGGTGGGCGCCACACTGCAGAGCGTTGCCAGCCTCTCGTCCGCAACGATCTTCCGCGGAACGGGTAACGGCAACGGAACCTGCACAACCACCAACGTGGACACGGGCGGCACCACCGGCCTGGTCAACTCCATCGTCGGAGCGGTCGGCGGCGGGGCTCCCCTTATCGGAGGCCTGCTGGGTACCTACCAATCGCTCGGCAACAGCAATTGCGCGGTGACTTCGAACGGTCGCGTGGTGCTGAACTACCCAGCACCGAGCTCACTCCTGACCTCAATCCTTGGTCTGCTGGGAGTCCAGGCAGTGGCGCCGGCACCACGCATCGTCTACCTGGTTTCGCCTAACACCGGTTACTTCCTTGAGAGCAGCTATGCAGGCGTCGGCAACATTGAGGCGCAGGTGGGTGCTCCCTTCACCACGGCAACGCTGAACGGAAAGTTCCTCTATAACCAGGTTCCGGCCAGCACGATCGCAACCATCAGCAGCTCCGGCGAATTGACTGCCGACGGAGCAGGACACACCATCTCCACCCTGGACGAGAACATAGGCGTTGGTTCCCTCAACGTCCTTTCCCTCGGCGTCACAGGAGCGGATACCTACACCCTGACGGACGGGGTTGCAGGACGCTACACGCTCGGGAATTACGGCACGGTCTACGCCATCTCTCCCGGCAGGTTCGTCCTTCTGCAAACAGATGCAGTGGGTACTTCACCCTACATCGCCCTGCTGTACTAG
- a CDS encoding OmpA family protein, whose product MRLITASLLMALSGLPLANAQVGAYDPTPSVPRFTLAAQYNYIRANAPPAGCDCFSLNGGDLQAGVTIRYWLRGVADVGGAHANTIGPLGQNLTLLTYMGGPEVVLHGRRIETFAHGLFGAAHGSDSYFPTTTTYSTSATSFAYKVGGGFDYDLTHRLAIRVVEVDYLHTGFPNAANNSQSHLVVGAGLVFHLRNKTWTPDPGNQRRDANKAMHDMDMQALKPPTPPPSAPAPAPAAPPPPAPVVDNAPISEATFHEHIKDALFDYDSYALRPDAQQAVQEAAAYLKLHPSVMVLVGGYSDERGSADYNLALGDKRATAAREALILNGVSPDRIETISYGKEKQVCTAEDEACFQLNRRAAFMPK is encoded by the coding sequence ATGCGTCTGATCACTGCTTCACTGCTGATGGCTCTCTCCGGACTCCCACTTGCGAACGCGCAAGTGGGAGCCTATGACCCCACACCGAGCGTCCCGCGCTTTACCCTGGCGGCTCAGTACAACTACATCCGCGCCAATGCTCCCCCGGCCGGCTGTGACTGCTTCAGCCTGAATGGTGGAGATCTCCAGGCAGGTGTCACCATTCGTTACTGGCTCCGTGGCGTTGCCGATGTTGGCGGCGCGCATGCCAACACCATTGGTCCGCTGGGTCAGAACCTGACGCTGCTGACCTACATGGGCGGCCCCGAAGTTGTTCTGCACGGCCGCCGCATTGAGACCTTTGCGCACGGCCTGTTCGGTGCCGCGCATGGCAGCGACTCATACTTTCCGACAACCACCACCTACAGCACCTCTGCCACCAGCTTTGCGTACAAGGTTGGCGGTGGATTCGATTATGACCTCACTCATCGGCTTGCGATCCGGGTGGTGGAAGTGGACTACCTTCACACCGGATTCCCAAACGCTGCCAATAACTCACAGAGTCACCTGGTCGTGGGTGCGGGCCTGGTCTTCCACTTGCGCAACAAAACCTGGACGCCGGATCCCGGCAACCAGCGCCGCGATGCAAACAAGGCTATGCATGACATGGACATGCAGGCCCTGAAGCCGCCAACGCCGCCGCCGTCCGCACCAGCCCCGGCCCCGGCAGCACCACCGCCGCCTGCCCCGGTCGTGGATAACGCGCCCATCAGTGAGGCGACCTTCCACGAGCACATCAAGGATGCTTTGTTCGACTATGACAGCTACGCGTTGCGTCCCGATGCGCAGCAGGCGGTGCAGGAGGCTGCGGCATATCTCAAGTTGCACCCGTCGGTCATGGTGCTGGTTGGTGGCTACTCGGACGAGCGGGGAAGTGCTGACTACAACCTGGCTCTGGGCGACAAGCGCGCCACCGCCGCACGCGAGGCGCTGATCCTGAATGGTGTCAGTCCGGATCGCATTGAAACCATCAGTTACGGCAAGGAAAAGCAGGTCTGCACCGCGGAAGACGAAGCCTGCTTCCAGCTCAATCGCCGAGCTGCCTTCATGCCGAAATAA
- a CDS encoding putative bifunctional diguanylate cyclase/phosphodiesterase produces the protein MDWNHLSFESYSVARVIALLVVPTLTAHTILELARQVQRCSGTRLALWLGCGSLAVALGVSCTMELAAQGIGGSLPAALPDHIVQAIFACAGCVWSLFALSRRRLPTGWVIASSLALAFGLTAVGDVTLLRMRADPTVYETSALSFLVATAAAYLFLKIGALAKLQESAWNLRTLWAAPVMGLLMSGSLVFTFQVDRAMGLAGAEDYLAAGIPLTALCLGTISVLVIALAATSVSRQTFLLTKELQVSLDQQRMRDALLDQRVTRLQNEALLQEMQERQSAEGRLLFAAFHDPLTGLENRTSVSMKLADMLQSKQNKKSRPWVILLNLDGLKSVNDLVGRATGDLVLLEVSKRLRRFAMEMDVLARVGGGEFLLVLKHLPTPEQARRKAHLMLSSVEEQISVGSAVVNLSASLGLCEVNNNQSSADEIFRDVDTAMQVAKRSGGGQCIFFAPSMRDDLLEAQQRKMELKAAVEHEQFVLYYQPFVDMRDRSIYGVEALIRWNHPTRGLVAPGSFIPLAEETGQILAIGLWTLQQSCRDFASLQENSSRDLLMSVNVSPRQLFETPFLKILQDVLDETSMPPSQLQLEITESIFIRDATSIGSLLHDIRALGVKVAFDDFGTGYCSLSYLTRYPIDTLKVDQSFVRAMNQSEGGTNLVLFIVALAHEFRMSVTAEGVEEVEQEAALLKQGCMHAQGYLYSRPVPMDMMIGLLRNGLTISKSTRMLPPVVNKRLQMHGAAALAPPMIFPTPKER, from the coding sequence ATGGATTGGAACCATCTTTCCTTTGAGAGCTATAGCGTTGCGCGTGTCATCGCGCTCTTGGTCGTGCCGACGCTTACGGCGCATACGATCCTTGAACTTGCCAGGCAGGTTCAGCGCTGCTCCGGTACGCGGCTTGCCCTGTGGCTGGGCTGTGGCTCACTCGCCGTAGCGCTGGGCGTGTCCTGCACGATGGAGCTTGCAGCGCAAGGCATCGGCGGGTCACTGCCGGCGGCGCTACCAGACCATATCGTGCAGGCAATCTTCGCCTGTGCAGGCTGTGTCTGGTCCCTGTTCGCACTGAGCCGCCGTCGCCTGCCGACGGGTTGGGTCATCGCCAGCAGCCTGGCCCTTGCCTTTGGACTTACTGCCGTGGGCGACGTGACGCTGCTGCGGATGCGGGCCGACCCAACCGTCTATGAGACATCCGCCCTGTCGTTTCTTGTGGCAACTGCTGCGGCCTATCTATTCCTGAAGATTGGCGCACTCGCAAAATTACAAGAGTCTGCATGGAACCTTCGAACCTTATGGGCCGCGCCCGTCATGGGACTGCTGATGAGCGGCAGCCTTGTCTTCACCTTTCAGGTGGATCGAGCGATGGGCCTTGCGGGCGCGGAAGATTATCTTGCCGCCGGTATTCCGCTGACTGCGTTATGCCTGGGAACGATCAGCGTGCTGGTGATTGCCCTGGCCGCCACCAGCGTAAGCAGGCAGACGTTCCTGCTCACAAAGGAATTGCAGGTCAGCCTGGATCAGCAGCGCATGCGGGATGCCCTCCTGGACCAGCGTGTCACCCGGCTGCAGAATGAAGCGCTGCTGCAGGAGATGCAGGAACGTCAGAGCGCCGAAGGAAGATTGCTGTTTGCTGCGTTTCACGATCCGCTGACCGGTCTTGAAAATCGCACCTCAGTCTCCATGAAGCTGGCCGACATGCTGCAGTCCAAGCAGAACAAGAAATCGCGGCCGTGGGTCATCCTGCTGAACCTGGATGGTTTGAAGAGCGTGAACGATCTTGTGGGCCGTGCCACCGGAGATCTTGTCCTGCTGGAAGTATCGAAGCGGCTACGACGGTTCGCCATGGAAATGGACGTCCTCGCGCGTGTGGGCGGCGGCGAGTTTCTGCTGGTGCTGAAGCATCTGCCAACCCCGGAGCAGGCGCGCCGCAAGGCACACCTGATGCTGTCCAGCGTCGAAGAGCAGATCTCGGTCGGCAGCGCGGTCGTGAACTTGTCCGCGAGCCTCGGGCTTTGCGAGGTGAACAACAACCAGAGCAGCGCGGATGAGATCTTCCGCGACGTCGACACCGCCATGCAGGTTGCGAAACGCAGCGGTGGAGGACAATGCATCTTCTTTGCCCCTAGCATGCGCGACGACCTGCTGGAAGCGCAGCAAAGAAAGATGGAGCTCAAGGCTGCGGTAGAGCACGAGCAGTTCGTTCTGTACTACCAGCCCTTCGTCGACATGCGCGACCGCAGCATCTATGGCGTGGAAGCGCTCATTCGCTGGAACCATCCAACGCGTGGACTGGTCGCACCGGGAAGCTTCATTCCACTTGCAGAGGAGACCGGTCAGATCCTGGCCATCGGCCTTTGGACGCTGCAGCAGTCCTGCCGCGACTTTGCTTCCCTGCAGGAGAACTCCTCCAGAGACCTGCTGATGTCCGTGAATGTGTCGCCACGGCAGCTCTTCGAAACACCCTTTCTGAAGATTCTGCAGGATGTACTCGATGAGACATCCATGCCACCCTCTCAGCTTCAACTTGAGATTACGGAGAGCATCTTTATCAGGGATGCAACGTCCATCGGGTCGCTACTACATGACATTCGTGCGCTGGGTGTGAAGGTGGCCTTCGATGATTTTGGCACGGGCTACTGTTCCCTGAGCTATCTCACCCGCTATCCCATCGACACCCTGAAGGTGGATCAATCGTTTGTGCGGGCGATGAACCAGAGCGAGGGTGGGACAAACCTTGTGCTGTTCATCGTCGCGCTGGCGCACGAGTTCCGGATGTCCGTTACGGCCGAGGGCGTTGAAGAGGTCGAGCAGGAAGCTGCGTTGCTGAAGCAGGGATGCATGCATGCGCAGGGCTATCTTTACAGCAGGCCTGTACCCATGGATATGATGATCGGTCTGCTGAGGAATGGACTGACGATCTCCAAGTCCACGCGGATGTTGCCGCCAGTTGTCAATAAGCGCTTGCAGATGCACGGCGCTGCAGCTCTCGCGCCCCCCATGATCTTCCCCACTCCAAAAGAGCGGTAG
- a CDS encoding Flp family type IVb pilin produces MKNLTLNVKNLISDESGQDLIEYALIASLIGLVAVTTLTSVSGAITAVFGRVVTALGPAT; encoded by the coding sequence ATGAAGAATCTGACCCTGAACGTAAAGAACCTTATCTCTGATGAATCCGGACAGGACCTGATCGAGTACGCGCTGATCGCGTCTCTTATTGGTTTGGTGGCTGTTACTACACTGACCAGCGTTTCGGGTGCGATCACCGCTGTCTTCGGACGCGTCGTCACTGCCCTCGGCCCCGCCACCTAG
- a CDS encoding A24 family peptidase translates to MISIEKDLTYAAAANIVALTAAVWDVATRRIPNLLVLAGLTAGLVLHLVYDGWHGLFSALLAGFVAGAIFFIFYSAGGMGGGDVKLMAAVATLYGFASMPYLLVLTSLAGGVLALAFALRHHRLKETLFNVGTLAAHHAHEGLTPHDTHHVRNKSSLRLPYGVAIAAGCLLVAAGRG, encoded by the coding sequence ATGATCAGCATAGAAAAAGATCTTACGTACGCCGCCGCCGCTAATATCGTCGCCCTCACCGCAGCAGTTTGGGATGTGGCGACGCGTAGAATCCCAAATCTTCTTGTGCTGGCCGGCCTTACTGCGGGCCTTGTCCTGCATCTTGTCTACGACGGCTGGCACGGCCTGTTCTCTGCGCTCCTTGCGGGTTTCGTTGCGGGCGCCATCTTTTTTATCTTCTATAGCGCAGGCGGTATGGGAGGCGGCGACGTCAAGCTGATGGCCGCCGTGGCGACGCTTTATGGCTTCGCAAGCATGCCCTATCTATTGGTACTTACATCGCTTGCCGGCGGTGTCCTGGCCCTCGCCTTCGCGTTACGGCATCATCGCCTGAAAGAGACCCTCTTCAATGTCGGCACACTCGCTGCGCACCATGCGCACGAGGGACTTACGCCGCACGACACGCACCACGTCCGCAACAAGTCATCCCTGCGTCTGCCTTATGGCGTTGCCATTGCTGCGGGATGTCTTCTGGTTGCAGCGGGGCGTGGCTAA
- the cpaB gene encoding Flp pilus assembly protein CpaB, which produces MIARRLILALCVAILVSGIFTYLLSRRFSKSAPAAAQLRYVATAKNLEAGQILEASNLTMVNWPVGQPLKGAFLKTEDVVGRTVMYPVAGGEPVLDRQVSAIGAGTGLSTRIPQGMRALSLKSDQVVGVAGYLLPGTRVDVLVTFHTPASPDPVTSTVLQDAQILTAGQKMQPDPDGKASTVDVVTLLVTPADAEKVVLASAQGTVHFVLRNGADHELHDDPPTQLSSLGAAVRVTPVVKAAPVKTVAAVPQGPKPYRVEVVRGDKQTMENF; this is translated from the coding sequence ATGATCGCTCGTCGACTTATCCTTGCCCTGTGCGTTGCTATCCTTGTCTCCGGAATTTTCACTTATTTGCTTAGCCGCCGGTTTTCTAAGTCAGCCCCTGCCGCGGCGCAGTTGCGTTACGTAGCGACCGCGAAGAATCTTGAGGCAGGCCAGATACTGGAAGCGTCCAACCTGACCATGGTGAACTGGCCCGTCGGTCAGCCGTTGAAAGGCGCTTTTCTTAAGACGGAAGATGTTGTCGGCCGCACGGTGATGTATCCCGTTGCGGGAGGGGAACCGGTGCTTGACCGCCAGGTCTCTGCGATCGGCGCAGGCACGGGCCTGTCCACGCGGATCCCTCAGGGTATGCGGGCACTCTCTCTGAAGTCCGACCAGGTTGTAGGCGTTGCAGGCTACCTGCTTCCCGGCACACGAGTCGACGTGCTCGTAACCTTTCACACCCCTGCTTCTCCCGATCCCGTAACGTCGACCGTCTTGCAGGACGCGCAGATCCTTACTGCCGGTCAGAAGATGCAGCCCGACCCCGATGGCAAGGCGAGCACCGTGGACGTGGTTACGCTGCTGGTCACACCCGCCGATGCAGAGAAGGTTGTGCTTGCAAGTGCGCAGGGTACAGTCCACTTCGTACTCCGCAATGGAGCCGATCATGAGTTACATGATGATCCGCCGACACAGCTCTCTTCGCTGGGTGCAGCGGTTCGTGTAACTCCAGTGGTAAAGGCCGCCCCGGTGAAAACCGTAGCTGCTGTGCCCCAGGGGCCCAAGCCTTATCGCGTAGAAGTCGTCCGCGGCGACAAGCAGACCATGGAGAACTTCTGA